A region of the Antedon mediterranea chromosome 4, ecAntMedi1.1, whole genome shotgun sequence genome:
tgtgatgtgcccaaatatggtagtgatatgcccaaatatggtagtaatatgacatcatcatgtccatatatgagcacattacatttttctatcacataaagtttgacagtgtagacagagccaaGATTTGGAAGGgtacacattattttgtcactaTTAAGCAGAGACACTACAATTACTATTGTAAAAGCTAATCAGCAGTTATTTCAACCGTGATTCTCAATGGTAGAATCTATGAACTAAATATACATACTGTAAATAATGTATGATAATATGGGTCAAAATCAAAATAACATAAAACTGTTGTTTGTAACTCTATTGTTAAATTGGTGTCAATAGACCCattgttataataaatattggtaCATTTGTTTTCGATGACCAAATGTAAAACTAGACTCAAGGAAATGAAAATCGTATTATACCACAGTCAATTGTTAGTTAAATTTAAGGTCCGTGTACACCATGTAATTCCTTATAAGGAACTAAGGAATTTCATTGTGTATCATCATCATGcacatatttaaacaatattcgATTTCAATTTATTCAGAAATTATGCTTGCTATAAGCTTCATGCACTGTTTGTCAATTACTAATTTAAACCAATTTTAACCATTCTAGGTGGAATTGATCTAGACACAGTACATGTTATATCATGTTATCTACCTACAGATCTTTGGGAGGTTAAGAAATTcaaaatttttgttttgaatataGAATAAAATGATATCTCATTTAGgccataatgtaaaatatagttCAATAATATTCATAATCATTTTCAGAATTTTAACAGAATAACTACACAaaccatcattatcatttttagGCTCATCTACGACCAAGTCAGGTGTTTCTGGTGGTGATTCTGTTGATAATGACGGCACAATTTTCTTCAACTCGTCGGTTGTTTTCTTTGCTATGATTTGGGATAAATTATACcctaaaagtaataaaataaaaatggtgtCAGTTTGTGAAGTGAAATATTGATGATGCGTTTTATAATTCAGTTTAATAATGGCTTGGTTTTCAACTATTGCATTGTGTGTCCACACATATAGTACTCTACAATTTATGTTTTCTCTACTTTATTTTCCACACTTATCACCCATTCTCTGGTTATAATTACCAGGTATACAAAAAgtatatcaaaaatataaaaaacattttatattttttacgagCACAaacttttattcaaattttgaaaatgaataaGAATATTATAAACCTTACCTGAGTCACTTACAACCTTTTCCCAATTGTCAATTTTGTCAATATCAATGCGACATGTTGTTGGTGACGCTATTCCATCTGTCTTTTCCTCATTACTGTTAAAACTGAAGAGTAGAAATGTTGATGAATTTAAGTTAGAAGGAAAGAACAAGAGAGAGTAGTGGAATTGTAGCTTgctggttaacatgcttgccttctaaTCCAGGGTTCAATGTAGAGCTACAGTAGTGagagggttgtaactcatgactcttttaactctactccctaagcctcaaatgaaaCTAGGCACAATAAATTatcaaatagtttatctatACTGTAATTGCCGAGTTTTTgcttgctgttggatgcgtatgaaataaaaaaaaaaaattataataaaagtacACTGTACAAACAAATTTTGAACATGAAAAAAGTTGCATGTTAGAATGAAATACTAAATATCAAAGTACTACTGTACTTACTCATGGCCAAGCAGAGCATTTTTTAAACTGGTTTTCCCCACTCTCTCTGGTCCAACCAGTATGAAACGTAGATGGCTAGTAGCTTTCTGCCATCCCTAATAGAAGCTTTGTATGCAGCTAATAGAGTGCTACGATTCTGTAACTCAAACGGTGCCTGGActgaaagtttaaaaaaaacagttattttatGTTGTTACTGTTCTTGTAGCCGTCTTCTACTGAAGTCACATGGCCGATATTGAGGGATCCATATAGTGTTAGTTGACTTCACTGCTGGTATAAGGTTTTATTGCAAATAGCCTGATTTCGCAAGGAAtgtcattgcacaatgcatgatgggaagagTTTGGGTGCAAACATCACGACGCGtatgtacaaacaacaaatcacaGACGTacacgtttgctcccaaacccttcccaccATGCATTGTGCatgctatttgcgataaaccttatacTACGTTATACCAtgttatacaattttattttaataatattttttttttttttttcacttattGAATTGTTTATGTACTGTGCggaaaatatatttatgtaaaattgtatttaaatattataaataatgaaaacaagTGTATTGACCATCAAAAGAGGAGTACCATATTATTAACGGGTAAAtacttcattttcatgtttaaaattgtcaagACTAAAACAATAAGAAACAAAAAGATACAGCATGTTGATTGGGTCTTACCATTTATCCACGATTCAATTATTTCAATCACTGTGTCCAACTCCGGATTGTTATCGCTCTCTCGTCGTATTTTTATATACTCCAGTGGCGTACTGTTTTCCCACtaaagtataataaaataacaaaattgtaaatatcaAACATTAATTCAGAAcatttttatctatatatagACAGCGACAATATCAAGGTAATATTAATGACAGCAATGGTTACAGATAATGATGAGATGgtcgctctgtctacacttgtacacaaaatgtgatgtgcccatgtcaTGATGATGTTagcactacaatatttgggcagttcacattttttttggtcaaaactTGCAATATAAACCAATCATACGAATATGACATTTATCTATTACTTTATGGCTATTCACCTTATCAGTAACATCAGTCTCAGCTCCAGCTTGAAGTAATAATTCTGCAACTTCGggttttaatacaaaataaagcgGTGTTCTTCCACCCTATAGAAATATATACATAACTTTGTAAACATGTATCGTGATGTTAACAATTGGTTGTGTTTTTTGCTTTACTTTGAGTGATTGTACTGAAAATTAACAGCGGCGGATCCAGAGAACAAACATTAGAATatagtgggggggggggggggggggggctaaaTGAAATTTAAGGGAGAGAGGGGTGGGGGAGGGGTGTGACACACCTTTTAATCTGTCACTGGAAAACTCATTTACAATACAGTGGAAAGAAGCagcatgtactgtatgtaccaAAGCAGCAGAGGCACTTCTATAGTTAAATCTGATAATAATCATGACAACAATAAGTGTGGATACATATAAGATAGTGATCATAATGGCATTTCTGATTATGAGTGGACCTGGTTGGAACAAGGAAatttagattgccttggttggaCTAGGAGCATAATTCTATGATTTAAGCTACTTACTTTATTTCGTAGGTTTGGGTCAGCGCCTTGTAAAAGAAGTATCTTGCAGATCTCGACCGCATTTCCACGTACAGCCTTATGGAGGGCGGTTTCATTAATCTgcgaataaataaaatgtttattgcttatttaaaatatttttgaaaaacatattatttttttttctatcaacATTATGGCAAGATGACAGGGGAGCGGAGTCACTCTGCTGGTGCTGAcgtactatcaaactttatggtgCCCAGCACActctatatggacatgatgatgtcatatcactaccatatttgggtatatcactacaatatttgggcacatcacactttttttgtcaaactagcaaTGAACAATAATTCGAAACCACCCGGTGATagactgaaatttaattaattcatttgaaacgatctgtgagaatgagaaaaattcgccccaaccgagacttgatgtcctaaccattagaccactggggctttcatggtattgttcaaactcgattatACACATCAAAATAGTtagtttctaaataaatgttcatTCACAAAATCTCCCTTCTAGAgaattgtatactgtactgtcaaatatataattaatgtacGGTACCACAAATCAAATGGAAATTGTCTaaccaataataaaaaaaaaacataataaataaaaattacaataccGGTGTTCTGTCATCAACACCACACAGAACCTCGTGGagaattttttttacttctttcACATCACCATCCCTTGCTGCACAATGCAATTTATTCCTGTCAGAAgaagtaataatataattataatattttatattttaccagaatcatatttgttgttttttaattattgtaattgtcTTTTTCTtccatctttttattttattgtcgATGCatgtcatgtttttttttttttctatgtaaaACAATCAAAATAATGTGTTATGATTGATTATGAACAAATGAATAATTATGGGCTAACCATTGGCCATTGGTCAGCTAGGTGTCTCATCCTACTCTGACCAGTGACCTGTACATGACAACACAGCGGGCACTATTGAACCAACATGATGTAAAGTTctactttatttaatattagtacTAATTATCATGACTATTAATCATGATAACAATAATGAAAGTTAACAAGTTGATAATGATATTTGTACATACGTAAATACGACCTACCGGAACAATAGAGGTGTTTAAATATAGTAGACAGGAAAAGCTTTTATAATTGTTGGAACCCTtccaaaaaataacaaatactgTACAGGCTTGTGAAATAAATAACACTGTTACTAGTCACGCTTGATTGGATGTTTTATTAATGTTCTTGTCACTAGTCTTTGTTATTGCATTTAGCTTCAATGCTCCATCTTTCCAACTTTCATAATTctcttaagccctgtctacaccatcaaactttatgtgacaaaaaaatgtgatgtgccaatatatggacatgatgatgtcatatcactatcatatttgggcacaaaatttgtcaaactagtttgatcatGTAAACAGAGCTAGTCATGCTTTATCTTACTCTCCTTCAATTATTTCCTTAAAAACCATCTCTCTTAAACTGACATTTAATTTTGatcaaattttaatttgaaaccCAAAGATTGTATTGtttgttaatacaaattgtattGTTCTGATAGACCctatgatcagcttcggctggatggaacACCCTTGTAAAATatggttgaaataaataatatacataatatatttgatCTGAACAATTTTTGAGGGTGGGATCCTAATACATAAAAACATAGTCACAAAATAcatgataggcctatacaatatatcacaataattataaaacatggTATAACTCACTTACAATTAATTTCAATATCTTGTAAACTATATAAATTTTGGTACAGATTGGGTAAATTTTATATCACATCAGACAATTCATCGGTATCATGACTGATGGAAACTGAATGCATGCGACCTACTTGTGATTGATCCCTGTACTTATGATCAATTAAGTAGTATGCAAACAAATTGTTAAATGTTGTCTCATTTTATTTCAGTAGTCAAATATTTAACATAAGTGCAGCCTAAATGTAGGGCCTATATGATTCTATAATTTTcattctaaataataataataaaacatagctaggcctacacttaCCAGTCATGACGACGAACTTCTGCTTTGTTAGCACGCATACAATCCATGGTCAGACATCGTCCAGCCCCTTCGAAGAAATGAAGAcgttaatataaaaataccataagATTACTCACTCTCCGGGATTCCCCTTTTCAACGATGCGTGACGATTAATAAAACTGTCATTATCTTTATTGTGTACTGTGACTACGTTGCAGacttttgtttttatgattGACTACTTGGCTAAGAAGGaatattttaactatttaaGGCTTTCAACTATCCATATAgaataaagtatttttatttaggaTAAATAAGAGCGGCTGTTTATCCGTCATTCGGGGACAGTTTTCAAATATAAGTGTAGTTGAAAACCTTCTGTTTGATATCCTATAATATGCGTGTAAAAAAGTATTTCTAAAAATTTGTAACGAACAACAGAACTATTTTTGGATAGACCATAGAGTATAGTTCACTTATCTCTATGAACGACACAGTACAATTAATTTTCATCGCATGACATGGCACATAAAGAAGATTTAGGCGTGTCAGTGGCTAATGTATTCAATGGGAATCATGACTCACTTTTTGTAAATGACGTTTAAATTGagacataatttaattacatagtagggacaataatatattcatatggGTCCGACGTTACACCACCCTTTTAAATAGAGTGGTTAACAATTGAGGAAGTGTGGTATAAAGCTGTTGTACCGTGGGCGTATCCAATTCAATATCTCAGTgtaaaagataataaaatttgtataacaaaGTTTCCGCTAATAATAGGGACTCAGGCTACAGTTCTTGCATAATGTCCTGTTCCGAACATACCGTCCTGTTCCGAACATACCGTCTTTTGTGAGAAATGAGAAAATAACTGACAGCgaattgtaaacaaattaattgccTGATGATGAATATGTTTGTGACGTCATTGGAATATTGTATCACTAAAGTGTTTGATTATCATAGAGgcactataatatctatatgATTAAATAGGACCACTGTTCAAATGTACAGTGTTTGGCTGATGGCTACGCGTGTGGCTTCATGTCATAACATCTGGTATTAGGCTTGCTGactctttttaaattgtattaattatactatttttaaggGTTAATGATACGGAGCGTGTCATTTTATGGATATTTTAGTTTTAtgaatgtacagtaggccttaAAAAGGAGTCATATTTCCTTTTATGTTTTGCAATCACCAGATTCATTTGAAAGAAATGAGAAAACAACTACTAACAGTGAActgtaacaaaaacaaattaatttcctGATGAATATGTATGTGACGTCAGTCAGGATTGCATCATTAAAGTGCTTGtttaaatattgttcaaatttgTAGTGTTTGTCTGGCTATGTTGTGTGGCGTCATCGTGATATATTGGTATTAGGCGGGCACAGTTGGTTCGATCCCAACCGAAATGATCGACCACTGACGCTGTCCAGTTTTTCGTCTTTGCCATTTTATACAGAACCGTTAACGaagatttttttatattcaaatgtTCTATAAACACCTCAAAGTTATTTCATAGAGTTCTGAAATGGCATgaattattatacacatttatttagcTTTTTAGCTCCGATGGCTTTATTACCAGTAAAAACATTAAGCATTAAAATCATTAACTTATTGTCCCCTatgaacaaatatttttgttgaataatataatatcatattatatatagtCAATTTAACCTAAAAATAGATCGAACAAAAATTATTACATGGAAAAACTGTATAAAGCAAAATTActcaaataaacattattttgtttagtttttttatctacgaaagtgattaactgATTTCGGCATTTCCTgttaaaagtaattttttaaaagtaacaTGATTCCACCgatattatgatattattatatattatactagcagttatacccgccccagggcgggtttcaaaattagtttacagccttctcagtacataacacccgacgccagtatatgcctatactcaccaacctccacccTCTTTTCAATAccaccccatactctttcttaaaaacaaattcttcccagtgatggacaaattcaattcaacctaagcttcAACTTGAGAGGAGTATACCATAGCTatgatgggtctaataatggttgaagtacgttgtaaattgtgtaaatgaataggtgtcatattggctgataattaaaatatctaatttagatactgcggccCCCATAGTATAGCTatgatgggtctaataatgattgaagtacgttgtaaattgtgtaaatgaataggtgtcatattggctgataattaaaatatctaatttagatactgcggccCCATAGTATAGCTatgatgggtctaataatgattgaagtacgttgtaaattgtgtaaatgaataggtgtcataatGGCTGATCATTaaaacccataatccctcagtggcagttgtcaaatgtagtttaaaacattcgaaatacagtttcggtcatggtgataggcctaaaTCCCCACCCCAAAGTCCCATCTGCTTCCCATggatgattaaatactttaacattttccaaccacaattctggtgtaagcaaaatcccctgaacccaaaccctatctcccaaccccactctcccacaattgacgttttttcttggaggattggtgatgtagttg
Encoded here:
- the LOC140046288 gene encoding transient receptor potential cation channel subfamily A member 1-like, whose translation is MVISLKLFCIEGAGRCLTMDCMRANKAEVRRHDWNKLHCAARDGDVKEVKKILHEVLCGVDDRTPINETALHKAVRGNAVEICKILLLQGADPNLRNKGGRTPLYFVLKPEVAELLLQAGAETDVTDKWENSTPLEYIKIRRESDNNPELDTVIEIIESWINVQAPFELQNRSTLLAAYKASIRDGRKLLAIYVSYWLDQREWGKPV